Proteins encoded in a region of the Rhodococcus sp. SBT000017 genome:
- a CDS encoding FKBP-type peptidyl-prolyl cis-trans isomerase: protein MFLAASVSLVPLTGACSSDSDDSSPATSTSSASSDAAAPAASSTCPTATPDAAATPEWTLDGDSGSIAVVGSTDTAAPAVTVDTPFSVAETQVETLTAGDGPVIAADAEVSVCYMGVNGRTGETFDSSFDRGAPVEFPLDGVVAGFQKAIAGQTVGSTVAVAVTSADGYATGNPAAGIEPGDSLIFAISILSAA from the coding sequence ATGTTCCTGGCCGCCTCCGTCTCGCTCGTCCCGCTGACGGGTGCCTGCAGCTCGGACTCGGACGACTCGTCCCCGGCGACCTCCACGTCCTCGGCTTCGTCCGACGCTGCTGCCCCGGCCGCCTCGAGCACCTGCCCCACGGCGACACCCGACGCCGCAGCCACCCCCGAATGGACGCTCGACGGGGACTCCGGCAGCATCGCCGTCGTCGGATCCACCGACACGGCCGCGCCCGCGGTCACCGTCGACACACCGTTCAGCGTCGCCGAGACGCAGGTCGAAACACTGACAGCGGGGGACGGGCCGGTCATCGCAGCCGACGCCGAGGTGTCCGTCTGCTACATGGGCGTCAACGGACGCACCGGGGAAACGTTCGACAGCAGCTTCGATCGGGGTGCACCGGTCGAATTCCCACTCGACGGCGTCGTCGCCGGCTTCCAGAAGGCCATCGCCGGACAGACTGTCGGCTCGACCGTCGCCGTGGCGGTCACCTCGGCAGACGGATACGCGACCGGCAATCCGGCAGCCGGAATCGAGCCGGGAGACAGCCTGATCTTCGCGATCTCGATCCTGAGCGCGGCGTAG
- a CDS encoding tripartite tricarboxylate transporter TctB family protein encodes MTTTTTDTDTGTSRSFWTGRSGLIVPALLVALGAFLVYGTITMDVPSTATSPGPQVFPAIVAGGCFVVALLVTIQLLVKPDTIDRGVDADGKPHTGTVSNWRTLSITVGSVAVFIALLDPLGWVLAGAILFWGVSVGLGGRRYVFDAAIALLVSSAIQIAFSAGLGLTLPGGVLAQIF; translated from the coding sequence ATGACAACGACGACTACCGATACGGACACCGGCACATCCCGATCGTTCTGGACGGGCCGCAGTGGACTGATCGTTCCGGCGCTGCTCGTCGCACTCGGAGCCTTCTTAGTCTACGGCACCATCACGATGGACGTTCCATCGACCGCCACATCACCAGGCCCACAGGTCTTTCCGGCCATCGTTGCGGGCGGCTGTTTCGTCGTCGCCCTGCTGGTCACCATTCAGCTGCTGGTCAAACCCGACACCATCGACCGCGGTGTCGACGCCGACGGCAAGCCGCACACCGGCACCGTCAGCAACTGGCGCACGCTGTCGATCACCGTCGGATCGGTGGCCGTGTTCATCGCTCTGCTCGATCCGCTCGGCTGGGTTCTTGCCGGTGCCATCCTGTTCTGGGGTGTCTCGGTCGGATTGGGTGGCCGCCGGTACGTGTTCGACGCGGCCATCGCGCTACTGGTCTCGAGCGCGATTCAGATTGCATTCTCCGCGGGCCTCGGCCTGACCCTGCCCGGCGGCGTTCTCGCCCAGATCTTCTGA
- a CDS encoding universal stress protein, which yields MSNTPEGQEALRRGAAEAELRQAELIVLSVVDRDSVSAEDQSAAQAEVERALPGKATTVRVEPDGGDPAGALVDLVADVGAGMVVIGSKRRSAVGKFLMGSTVQRVLLDCPVPVLVVKAP from the coding sequence ATGAGCAACACACCGGAGGGGCAGGAAGCGTTGCGACGTGGTGCCGCCGAGGCCGAGCTGCGTCAGGCCGAGCTGATCGTATTGTCCGTGGTGGACCGCGATTCCGTATCGGCGGAGGACCAGAGCGCGGCTCAGGCGGAAGTGGAGCGAGCCCTTCCCGGGAAGGCGACGACCGTGCGCGTCGAACCGGACGGCGGCGACCCGGCGGGTGCGTTGGTGGACCTCGTTGCCGACGTCGGTGCAGGCATGGTCGTCATCGGCTCGAAGCGTCGATCCGCGGTGGGCAAGTTCCTGATGGGCAGCACCGTGCAGCGGGTGCTCCTGGACTGCCCGGTTCCCGTACTCGTCGTGAAGGCACCGTGA
- a CDS encoding VOC family protein, giving the protein MIGRIDEVVFDCREPALLAQFWAGVLGGQPRVRDDSWHFVDVPGFTRLAFQRVPEGKAGKNRLHLDVDVSDIDHAVGQAVALGARVLGDRHSDAAGTFQVLLDPEGNEWCLVTPPA; this is encoded by the coding sequence ATGATCGGGCGCATCGACGAGGTCGTTTTCGACTGCAGAGAGCCGGCGTTGCTGGCGCAATTCTGGGCCGGGGTGCTTGGCGGACAGCCGAGGGTGCGCGACGACTCGTGGCATTTCGTCGACGTCCCCGGGTTCACTCGGTTGGCGTTTCAGCGAGTCCCGGAGGGCAAAGCCGGCAAGAACCGACTCCATCTCGACGTCGACGTATCGGATATCGACCATGCCGTCGGGCAGGCTGTGGCACTGGGTGCGAGGGTGCTCGGCGACCGACACTCCGACGCAGCGGGAACCTTTCAGGTGCTCCTCGACCCCGAGGGCAACGAGTGGTGCCTGGTGACGCCTCCCGCGTGA
- a CDS encoding lipocalin family protein, with translation MKIRNAFGRTALVGALAAGALLTAAPAQAQPVGPLGSVGLEPLAPIPSLDVERYLGTWNQVAAVPQPFNLICARDTQANYQMIDESNIRVENTCTTWTGGENRIVGNARVNDTVTNAQLHVSFPGVPTQESLDGPTNYIVAYIADDYSWAFVGSPNRTSGFVLKRTPDVSVEQFREIRSVVESLGYDSNFVTTTPTPGGATTIQQLSTV, from the coding sequence ATGAAGATCCGCAACGCATTCGGCCGAACCGCACTTGTCGGTGCCCTCGCCGCAGGCGCGCTGCTGACCGCGGCCCCGGCTCAGGCTCAGCCGGTCGGGCCCCTGGGATCGGTCGGACTCGAGCCACTGGCTCCGATCCCGTCACTCGATGTCGAGCGCTACCTGGGCACCTGGAACCAGGTTGCCGCGGTGCCGCAGCCGTTCAACCTGATCTGTGCCCGCGACACCCAGGCGAACTACCAGATGATCGACGAGTCCAACATTCGCGTCGAGAACACCTGCACCACCTGGACCGGTGGCGAGAACCGCATCGTCGGCAACGCTCGGGTCAACGACACCGTCACCAATGCCCAACTGCACGTGAGCTTCCCGGGAGTGCCCACCCAGGAGAGCCTCGACGGGCCGACCAACTACATCGTGGCCTACATCGCCGACGACTACTCGTGGGCGTTCGTGGGAAGCCCCAACCGCACGTCCGGGTTCGTGCTCAAGCGCACGCCCGACGTCAGCGTCGAGCAGTTCCGTGAGATCCGCAGCGTCGTCGAATCGCTGGGCTACGACTCGAACTTCGTCACCACGACGCCCACCCCGGGCGGCGCGACGACGATTCAGCAGCTCTCGACGGTATAA
- a CDS encoding SDR family oxidoreductase, translating to MTTAVTGATGNLGGLVVDALIERGVAPAEMVAIVRNADKASPLAERGVEVRVADYSDSVAMTAALAGIDKLLLVSGSEVGQRIAQHTNVIEAAEAAGVGLIAYTSLLAADTSGVSLAPEHKATEERLTASSIPAVFLRNGWYWENYLGSLAQTIEGGVLLGAAGNGKLAAASRVDFAAAAAAVLTLDDQGGKIYELGGDERLTYAELAAVISEISGKSIVYKDVSESEYTAILQGAGLPDFVASMLASADAGIARGELDTDSGDLQALIGRASTPVADVLRAAV from the coding sequence ATGACCACAGCGGTAACCGGAGCAACGGGCAACCTCGGCGGACTCGTCGTCGACGCACTCATCGAGCGTGGCGTCGCACCCGCCGAGATGGTTGCGATCGTCCGAAACGCAGACAAGGCCTCGCCGCTGGCCGAACGAGGCGTCGAGGTTCGGGTCGCCGACTACTCCGATTCCGTCGCGATGACGGCGGCTCTCGCGGGAATCGACAAGCTGCTGCTCGTCTCGGGTTCGGAAGTAGGTCAGCGAATTGCGCAGCACACCAACGTGATCGAGGCAGCGGAGGCCGCCGGAGTGGGCCTCATCGCCTACACCAGCCTGCTCGCCGCCGATACGTCCGGAGTGAGCCTCGCGCCCGAGCACAAGGCCACCGAGGAACGCCTCACCGCGTCCAGCATTCCCGCGGTATTCCTGCGCAACGGCTGGTACTGGGAGAACTACCTCGGCTCGCTCGCACAGACCATCGAGGGCGGAGTGCTCCTCGGTGCGGCCGGCAACGGCAAGCTCGCCGCCGCGTCTCGCGTCGACTTCGCCGCCGCGGCCGCAGCCGTACTGACACTGGACGATCAAGGCGGAAAGATCTACGAGCTCGGCGGCGACGAACGCCTCACCTACGCCGAGCTCGCGGCGGTCATCAGCGAGATCTCCGGCAAGTCGATCGTCTACAAGGACGTCTCCGAGTCCGAGTACACCGCGATTCTCCAAGGCGCGGGACTGCCCGACTTCGTCGCAAGCATGTTGGCCAGCGCGGACGCAGGAATCGCTCGCGGCGAGCTCGACACCGATTCCGGAGACCTGCAGGCCCTGATCGGTCGAGCATCCACCCCGGTCGCAGACGTACTCCGCGCCGCAGTGTGA
- a CDS encoding hemolysin family protein, with product MSVLLTLLLGLLVVFLITVATGYFVAQEFAYMTVDRSRLKARAEAGDAVAARTLTVTKRTSFMLSGAQLGITVTGLLVGYVAEPLIGQSFGAILGGVGVPTAVGVGLGAVLAITFATFVQMLFGELFPKNFAIARPEPVARWLSLSTTIYLKLFGWLITIFDQSSNLLLKALKIEPVHDVEHSASLRDLEHIVSDSRETGDLPDELSTLLDRILDFPTRTVEHAMIPRSRSATVRDTDTLAEVAALMGQEHSRYPVLDDDDGIVGVVHLADVLSATVPGSTPISELTRDALILPEIQSLPDAMRELRSTKNQLACVIDEYGGLTGVITIEDLAEELVGEITDEHDDDLSDPSPVSADDGSWTMAGEVHVDEVERAIGIDLPEGDYETIAGFAIAHNGSLPDVGERIEVDLPPDNADLANDEESPVRFVILEIEEIDSHVPSLLTLTLGERDPEHDDESAETKESVHR from the coding sequence ATGAGCGTTCTGCTCACTCTTCTGCTCGGCCTGCTCGTCGTTTTTCTCATCACCGTCGCGACCGGCTACTTCGTAGCCCAGGAATTCGCGTACATGACCGTCGACCGGTCCCGTCTCAAGGCTCGCGCCGAGGCCGGCGACGCAGTCGCCGCGCGCACCTTGACCGTCACCAAGCGCACGTCGTTCATGCTGTCCGGTGCCCAGTTGGGTATCACGGTCACCGGCCTGCTGGTCGGCTACGTGGCCGAACCGCTGATCGGTCAGTCGTTCGGCGCAATACTGGGCGGCGTCGGAGTTCCGACGGCAGTCGGTGTCGGCCTGGGCGCAGTGCTGGCGATCACGTTCGCGACGTTCGTGCAGATGCTGTTCGGCGAGCTGTTCCCCAAGAACTTCGCCATCGCTCGTCCCGAGCCGGTGGCCCGATGGCTGTCGCTGTCGACGACCATCTACCTCAAGCTCTTCGGCTGGTTGATCACCATCTTCGATCAGTCGTCCAACCTGTTGCTCAAGGCGCTCAAGATCGAGCCGGTGCACGACGTGGAGCATTCGGCCAGCCTGCGCGACCTCGAGCACATCGTCTCGGATTCGCGCGAGACCGGCGATCTGCCCGACGAGTTGTCGACGCTGCTCGATCGCATCCTCGACTTCCCTACTCGCACAGTCGAACACGCGATGATTCCGCGTTCGCGCTCGGCGACGGTCCGCGATACCGACACCCTCGCCGAGGTCGCTGCACTGATGGGGCAGGAACACTCTCGCTATCCGGTGCTCGACGACGACGACGGCATCGTCGGCGTGGTCCATCTCGCGGACGTCCTGTCCGCGACGGTGCCGGGTTCCACCCCGATCTCCGAGCTCACGCGTGATGCGTTGATTCTCCCGGAGATCCAGAGCCTGCCCGACGCGATGCGCGAGTTGCGCTCGACGAAGAACCAATTGGCTTGTGTGATCGACGAATACGGCGGTCTGACCGGCGTCATCACGATCGAGGACCTGGCCGAGGAACTGGTCGGCGAGATCACCGACGAGCACGACGACGACCTGTCCGATCCGAGCCCGGTCAGTGCCGACGACGGCAGCTGGACCATGGCCGGCGAGGTGCACGTCGACGAGGTCGAACGCGCCATCGGTATCGATCTGCCCGAGGGCGATTACGAGACCATCGCCGGTTTCGCCATCGCGCACAACGGATCTCTCCCCGACGTCGGGGAACGGATCGAAGTGGACCTACCACCGGACAACGCCGATCTGGCGAACGACGAGGAGAGTCCCGTTCGCTTCGTGATCCTCGAGATCGAGGAGATCGACAGCCACGTCCCGTCCCTGCTGACCCTGACGCTCGGCGAGCGTGACCCCGAGCACGACGACGAGTCGGCCGAGACGAAGGAAAGTGTGCACCGATGA
- a CDS encoding tripartite tricarboxylate transporter substrate binding protein, with amino-acid sequence MAISPTLLRTAGALVVVGAVTVAGIDAANSASGSDARAKLTLIAPAAAGGGWDLVARESQQALRSDGIVNNAQVVNVPGAGGTIGLSQLDNLSGQPTTVMITGTVMLGGIAINNSETTLADTVPIAKLAEDFEVFVVPKDSPIQNLEDMIEAWRANPGGLPIGGGSLGGIDHIVAGQLAQEADIDPAAINYIAYSGGGEVLTALLSNTVGVAVSGFNDFRDQIEAGNVRALAVASPEPLEEFDVDTFIEQGYNVDLVNWRGIVAPPGISDEDRQTLIDIVSEMVETEQWATAVERNRWKESVLTGDEFGEFLEVEQTRITGLLEELGLV; translated from the coding sequence ATGGCGATATCGCCCACACTGTTACGAACGGCCGGAGCCTTGGTGGTGGTGGGAGCGGTGACCGTCGCGGGAATCGACGCCGCCAACAGCGCCAGCGGCTCCGATGCCCGCGCCAAGCTCACGTTGATCGCACCGGCCGCTGCGGGCGGCGGCTGGGATCTTGTCGCACGTGAATCGCAGCAGGCACTGCGCAGCGACGGCATCGTCAACAACGCCCAGGTCGTCAACGTCCCCGGTGCAGGCGGCACCATCGGCCTGAGCCAGCTCGACAACCTCAGTGGGCAGCCCACCACCGTCATGATCACCGGCACCGTCATGCTCGGCGGTATCGCGATCAACAACTCCGAGACGACTTTGGCCGACACGGTCCCGATCGCAAAACTCGCCGAGGACTTCGAGGTGTTCGTCGTCCCGAAGGATTCACCGATCCAGAATCTCGAGGACATGATCGAGGCGTGGCGAGCCAACCCCGGCGGACTGCCGATCGGTGGTGGCTCCCTCGGCGGAATCGACCACATCGTCGCGGGTCAGCTTGCACAGGAAGCCGACATCGACCCCGCCGCAATCAATTACATCGCCTACTCCGGCGGCGGTGAAGTATTGACTGCCCTGCTGTCCAACACCGTCGGCGTTGCGGTCAGTGGCTTCAACGACTTTCGCGATCAGATCGAGGCCGGCAACGTGCGAGCGCTCGCCGTGGCCTCACCCGAACCGCTCGAAGAATTCGACGTGGACACGTTCATCGAACAGGGCTACAACGTCGACCTGGTCAACTGGCGCGGAATCGTTGCCCCGCCGGGCATCTCGGACGAGGACCGACAGACTCTGATCGACATCGTTTCCGAGATGGTCGAAACCGAGCAGTGGGCGACGGCCGTCGAACGCAACCGTTGGAAGGAATCGGTTCTGACCGGGGACGAGTTCGGTGAGTTCCTCGAGGTCGAGCAGACACGCATCACTGGACTTCTCGAGGAGTTGGGGCTGGTATGA
- a CDS encoding helix-turn-helix domain-containing protein, giving the protein MPEPTESLEASVFARDCASRQTLQNATSRWGVLALAALTEGDYRFNALRRRVDGVSERMLSQTLQTLERDGLVVRTVQGTIPPKVEYSLTPLGRDVGTRLSGLIELIEGNMPAVLESRAEHDAR; this is encoded by the coding sequence ATGCCAGAGCCCACGGAATCACTCGAAGCGTCCGTCTTCGCGCGTGACTGTGCATCGAGGCAGACATTGCAGAACGCCACCAGCAGGTGGGGTGTGCTCGCGCTCGCCGCCCTCACCGAGGGCGACTACCGATTCAATGCGTTGCGCCGTCGCGTCGACGGCGTCAGCGAACGCATGCTCTCGCAGACCCTCCAGACCCTGGAGCGGGACGGCCTCGTGGTGCGCACCGTGCAGGGGACCATCCCACCGAAGGTGGAGTACAGCCTCACCCCGCTGGGCCGCGACGTCGGCACCCGATTGAGCGGTCTCATCGAACTCATCGAGGGCAACATGCCTGCCGTCCTCGAATCACGCGCCGAACACGACGCCCGCTGA
- a CDS encoding hemolysin family protein — protein MSNIWVFLAVTIGLIAASAFFVAVEFALLAAKRHRLEDAAPNSRSARAALRSSSELTVLLAGSQLGITVCTLGLGATTKPAVHYWLTPLFESGGLPYWFADVLGFVLALIVVTFLHLVVGEMAPKSWAIAHPEKSATMLAIPMRGFMFLTRPVLTALNNMANWCLRRVGVEPADTVGTGQNADDLRQLVEHSVNVGALDASYQAQISSALELQELTVGDLVRQFGKPTSVPSSATIADVREASRRSGHLRILVSDADVVKGVVHVRDTLTSPQTLAEITRPAYTLEATTPVYVALQSMRETRHHLALVVDGSAAADDPARSVGVVTLSDVLTRLLPQPV, from the coding sequence ATGAGCAACATCTGGGTCTTCCTGGCCGTCACGATCGGCCTCATCGCTGCCAGTGCGTTCTTCGTGGCCGTCGAGTTCGCGCTGTTGGCAGCCAAGCGGCATCGGCTCGAAGACGCGGCTCCCAATTCACGCTCTGCGCGTGCAGCGCTGCGCAGCTCCTCCGAGCTGACCGTCCTGCTCGCCGGCTCCCAACTCGGCATCACGGTCTGCACCCTCGGTCTCGGTGCTACGACCAAACCGGCCGTGCACTACTGGCTCACGCCGCTGTTCGAAAGCGGTGGCCTGCCGTACTGGTTCGCCGACGTTCTCGGCTTCGTGCTCGCGCTGATCGTCGTCACCTTCCTGCACCTGGTGGTCGGTGAGATGGCTCCGAAGTCCTGGGCCATCGCCCATCCGGAGAAGTCCGCGACGATGCTCGCAATCCCGATGCGCGGGTTCATGTTCCTCACCCGTCCGGTGCTGACTGCGCTGAACAACATGGCCAACTGGTGCCTGCGGCGGGTCGGCGTCGAGCCGGCCGACACCGTGGGTACGGGCCAGAACGCGGACGATCTGCGTCAGCTGGTGGAGCATTCGGTGAACGTCGGTGCTCTCGACGCCAGCTACCAGGCGCAGATCTCGAGTGCGCTCGAACTGCAGGAACTGACCGTCGGCGACCTGGTGCGCCAGTTCGGCAAGCCCACGTCGGTGCCGTCGTCGGCGACCATCGCCGACGTGCGCGAGGCCTCGCGTCGCTCGGGCCATCTGCGGATCCTGGTGAGCGACGCGGACGTGGTCAAGGGCGTGGTGCACGTGCGCGACACGTTGACCTCTCCGCAGACCCTGGCCGAGATCACGCGTCCGGCATACACGCTGGAGGCGACTACGCCGGTATACGTTGCCCTGCAGTCGATGCGCGAGACCCGGCATCACCTGGCACTGGTGGTCGACGGTTCGGCGGCGGCGGACGATCCGGCGCGCAGCGTCGGCGTCGTGACCTTGTCCGATGTGTTGACCCGGTTGTTGCCCCAGCCCGTCTGA
- a CDS encoding MMPL family transporter → MGLVGSNDSADQSPNSLPTSAESYQVDELLSQFPDSDTAPVILVLSRADGGDLTPADIDDAAAAQSRLLAVDRSVPDEPGPPPIVAPDGKAAIALVQVDSELSGFTLNELITELRSAATDGLSPDLTAQVTGGPAFGADIANSFSGANITLLAVTALVVAVLLIVTYRSPILWLVPLAVIGFADRFATTVGTVLAQATGLSFDGSTSGITSVLVFGAGTNYALLLISRYREELRRESDHRLALHRAVRQAGPAILASNATVVLALLTLLLAMLPSTRSLGALAAAGLVVAAVFVLFVLPPLLALCGPKLFWPFVPKESDRDTTTEGVWHSIAAGVARRPVATASVTIVALLACCAALFGTQIGLSQTEQFRVTAESVEGFDTLSQHFPAGSADPMTVLAPTADIDSVIGTAQGIDGVVSVDRVADSDTGLTRLSVVTDAAPASDESFAVVEDLRAALTGVDRAAPEGRSAGSTPVVGGSDAKALDTTDAAARDRLVVIPAILAVVLAVLLVLLRALVAPVILVATTVLSAVAAIGIGSWVSLHVFGFPALDDNTPLFAFLFLVALGVDYTIFLVTRTREETPEHGTRSAIVRAVSATGGVITSAGIVLAAVFCVLGVLPLITLTQLGIIVGLGILLDTFVVRTVVIPALFTLIGPGIWWPNRIDSSKNTTQGANS, encoded by the coding sequence ATGGGGTTGGTGGGCAGCAACGATTCCGCCGACCAATCGCCCAACTCGTTGCCGACGTCGGCCGAGTCCTACCAGGTGGACGAGCTTCTCTCCCAGTTCCCCGACTCCGACACCGCACCCGTGATTCTGGTTCTGAGCCGCGCCGACGGTGGCGACCTGACACCGGCCGATATCGATGACGCAGCTGCCGCACAGAGCAGGCTGCTCGCCGTCGATCGCTCGGTGCCGGACGAGCCCGGCCCGCCCCCGATCGTCGCACCCGACGGCAAAGCTGCGATTGCGCTGGTCCAGGTCGATTCCGAGTTGTCGGGCTTCACGCTCAACGAACTCATCACCGAACTGCGGTCCGCTGCAACCGACGGCCTCTCGCCCGATCTGACTGCTCAGGTCACCGGCGGACCCGCGTTCGGTGCCGACATCGCGAACTCCTTCTCCGGTGCCAACATCACGCTTCTGGCCGTCACTGCACTGGTAGTCGCCGTCCTCCTCATCGTCACCTACCGATCACCGATCCTGTGGTTGGTGCCCTTGGCCGTCATCGGTTTCGCCGACCGATTCGCCACCACCGTCGGCACCGTGCTCGCCCAGGCCACCGGCCTCTCCTTCGACGGTTCGACCTCCGGAATCACCAGCGTCCTGGTGTTCGGTGCAGGCACGAACTACGCACTGCTGCTCATCTCTCGATACCGCGAGGAGCTGCGTCGCGAGTCCGATCATCGCCTCGCCCTGCACCGCGCCGTTCGCCAGGCCGGCCCCGCCATCCTCGCCAGCAACGCAACCGTCGTACTGGCTCTGCTGACCTTGCTCCTGGCGATGCTGCCGAGCACCCGCAGCCTGGGGGCGCTGGCCGCGGCCGGACTCGTCGTCGCAGCAGTGTTCGTCCTGTTCGTACTGCCGCCCCTGCTGGCACTGTGCGGCCCGAAGCTGTTCTGGCCGTTCGTTCCCAAGGAATCGGACCGGGACACCACCACGGAAGGCGTGTGGCACTCGATCGCCGCAGGCGTTGCCCGACGCCCCGTGGCGACCGCCTCGGTCACGATCGTCGCGCTACTGGCCTGCTGCGCCGCACTGTTCGGGACCCAGATCGGACTCTCGCAAACCGAGCAGTTCCGCGTCACCGCCGAGTCCGTCGAAGGCTTCGACACTCTCTCCCAACACTTCCCGGCCGGGTCCGCCGATCCGATGACGGTCCTCGCTCCCACCGCTGACATCGACAGCGTCATCGGCACCGCTCAGGGCATCGACGGAGTCGTCTCGGTCGATCGCGTCGCAGATTCCGATACCGGGCTCACCCGCTTGTCGGTCGTCACCGATGCGGCCCCCGCATCCGACGAGTCGTTCGCCGTCGTCGAGGACCTCCGCGCCGCACTCACCGGCGTGGACCGCGCAGCGCCCGAGGGTCGTTCCGCAGGCTCCACTCCTGTGGTAGGCGGCAGCGACGCCAAGGCACTCGACACCACCGACGCAGCGGCCCGCGATCGCCTCGTGGTCATTCCCGCGATCCTCGCGGTCGTGCTCGCCGTGCTTCTGGTGCTGCTGCGCGCCCTCGTCGCACCCGTGATCCTGGTTGCCACAACGGTATTGAGCGCAGTGGCCGCGATCGGGATCGGCAGCTGGGTGAGCCTGCACGTCTTCGGATTCCCCGCCCTCGACGACAACACTCCGCTGTTCGCGTTCCTGTTCCTGGTCGCTCTCGGCGTGGACTACACCATCTTCCTGGTCACTCGCACCCGCGAGGAGACGCCTGAGCACGGCACAAGGTCTGCCATCGTGCGGGCCGTGTCGGCCACCGGAGGTGTCATCACGAGCGCGGGAATCGTTCTGGCAGCCGTCTTCTGCGTGCTCGGCGTCCTACCGCTGATCACCCTGACCCAACTCGGCATCATCGTCGGACTCGGTATTCTGCTCGATACCTTCGTGGTACGTACCGTCGTGATTCCCGCCCTGTTCACCCTCATCGGCCCGGGGATCTGGTGGCCGAACAGGATCGACTCGAGCAAGAACACAACACAAGGAGCGAATTCATGA
- a CDS encoding DUF6764 family protein: MFHTKRIVGGAAAFGFACAFAALVPGTASAAPVACTTAPGGADIAALVGGSQCDSSADVASAAAGLGLEGWGSAEAMNNAAALALGLNGGTAVSNGSFGGAPAAIAFGPGAVAQNTAAGLGLSIAVAAPGSTITLTPTGAVCDGAGIAGSFTTLQGCIG, translated from the coding sequence ATGTTCCACACCAAGAGGATTGTCGGCGGAGCTGCAGCATTCGGATTCGCGTGTGCGTTCGCGGCACTGGTACCCGGGACTGCATCCGCAGCGCCGGTCGCCTGCACCACCGCACCGGGAGGGGCCGATATCGCTGCGCTCGTCGGAGGATCGCAGTGCGACAGCTCGGCAGACGTCGCGAGCGCGGCAGCCGGCCTCGGGCTCGAGGGGTGGGGTTCGGCCGAGGCAATGAACAACGCAGCAGCCCTGGCACTCGGACTGAACGGTGGAACTGCAGTCAGCAACGGCAGTTTCGGTGGCGCGCCTGCAGCGATCGCCTTCGGCCCCGGTGCCGTCGCACAGAACACCGCGGCCGGCCTCGGGCTCTCCATCGCGGTGGCAGCACCCGGCTCCACCATCACCCTCACCCCGACCGGCGCAGTGTGCGACGGTGCCGGAATTGCCGGCAGCTTCACCACCCTGCAGGGCTGCATCGGCTGA